A stretch of the Candidatus Jettenia sp. AMX2 genome encodes the following:
- a CDS encoding BCCT family transporter, which yields MKGLNFRHLMKHHTPVFYISVVLTTLLVCWGYLAPDHLADTAQSILTLMIHNFGWFYLLSTAGFVGFCLYLIFSPYAFIKLGKQDDPPEYSFSSWLAMLFSAGMGIGLVFFGVAEPMHHFVNPPHGIAEPYSPEAARMALRYSFFHWCLHPWAIYAVIALSMSYAQFRKGESGLISAVFRPLLGRNVDGYIGQLIDILAVLATVCGVATSLGLGALQINGGLYHIFGITNAISVQMSIIFIVTILYLISASTGLNKGILYLSNLNLLVAGLLLAFVLVCGPTVFILDSFTTVLGSYLQEFVRMSFRLTPFSQGDKWVGLWTLFYWSWWIAWAPFVGTFIARISRGRTIREFVIGVLFVPSVIGALWFAAFGGSALFFDLFQGSGIADAVQSDMTSALFITLEQFPLGIVLSTLAALLIVTFFVTSADSATFVLGMLTTNGTANPPTLTKVIWGILQSSIAAVLLFSGGLAGLQTASIVTALPFTVIMVFMVFALLTALREDSQIKSLRAPEAEPKNILCPVDYSIYSEKALQYAIEIAGKYGSKLYLIHVLDMRVHGVNEPELYRFATGDESTIQGLRSKLLGCVNEDVRNKMPVETVIVEGVPFVEIVKAAREYNIDLIVMGTHGRTGITHAIMGSVAETVVRKAHCPVLTVRPTEYDLRTP from the coding sequence ATGAAGGGCTTGAATTTCCGGCATCTCATGAAACACCATACGCCGGTCTTCTACATCTCTGTTGTTCTGACAACACTGCTGGTATGCTGGGGTTACCTTGCTCCTGATCACCTGGCTGATACTGCCCAAAGCATCCTTACCCTGATGATCCACAATTTTGGATGGTTTTATCTCCTTTCCACTGCGGGATTTGTGGGATTTTGCCTCTATCTTATCTTCAGCCCTTATGCCTTTATCAAACTCGGCAAACAGGATGACCCGCCGGAATACTCTTTTTCGTCCTGGCTTGCAATGCTTTTTTCTGCCGGCATGGGCATCGGACTGGTTTTTTTTGGAGTAGCCGAACCAATGCATCATTTTGTTAACCCACCTCATGGTATCGCAGAACCTTACTCTCCTGAGGCTGCCCGGATGGCATTGCGTTATTCATTCTTTCATTGGTGTCTCCATCCCTGGGCTATTTATGCAGTTATTGCACTTTCCATGTCTTACGCCCAATTCCGGAAAGGGGAATCAGGATTGATCAGTGCGGTCTTTCGTCCCCTTCTCGGACGAAATGTTGATGGATACATCGGCCAGCTCATAGATATACTTGCTGTTCTTGCTACTGTTTGTGGAGTGGCAACTTCTCTCGGTTTGGGCGCACTCCAGATAAATGGTGGTTTGTATCATATCTTTGGTATTACCAATGCGATTTCGGTTCAGATGTCGATCATATTCATCGTTACGATCCTCTATCTGATCTCGGCCAGTACCGGCCTTAATAAAGGCATTCTCTATCTCAGCAATCTTAATCTGCTCGTTGCCGGACTCCTCCTCGCCTTCGTCCTGGTTTGCGGTCCGACTGTTTTTATTCTCGACTCTTTTACGACTGTACTGGGAAGCTATTTGCAAGAATTTGTGCGCATGTCGTTCCGCCTCACGCCATTCAGTCAGGGTGACAAGTGGGTTGGATTATGGACCCTGTTCTACTGGTCATGGTGGATTGCCTGGGCGCCTTTTGTCGGCACCTTCATCGCCCGCATCTCCAGAGGCCGCACCATTCGTGAATTTGTGATCGGCGTTCTCTTTGTTCCGTCAGTCATTGGAGCACTCTGGTTTGCTGCATTTGGCGGGTCAGCCCTCTTTTTCGATCTTTTTCAAGGCAGCGGCATTGCAGATGCTGTTCAATCAGACATGACATCAGCTCTTTTTATTACCCTGGAACAATTCCCCCTTGGCATTGTTCTTAGCACTCTTGCAGCCCTCCTTATCGTCACTTTTTTTGTTACTTCCGCCGATTCTGCCACCTTTGTCCTGGGCATGCTTACTACCAACGGTACGGCAAACCCTCCCACATTGACAAAGGTAATCTGGGGCATCCTTCAGTCTTCCATTGCGGCAGTGCTACTTTTCAGCGGTGGTTTGGCAGGATTGCAAACAGCCTCCATCGTTACCGCCCTGCCCTTCACAGTTATTATGGTTTTCATGGTATTCGCCTTGCTTACTGCCCTGCGGGAAGATAGTCAAATCAAAAGTCTGCGGGCCCCTGAGGCTGAACCCAAAAATATCCTCTGTCCGGTAGACTATTCAATCTATTCAGAAAAGGCATTACAGTATGCGATAGAAATTGCCGGAAAATACGGGTCAAAACTCTATTTGATACACGTGCTTGACATGCGTGTTCATGGTGTGAATGAACCGGAACTTTACCGTTTCGCTACCGGAGACGAAAGTACCATACAAGGATTAAGGAGCAAACTTTTGGGATGTGTAAACGAAGACGTCCGGAACAAGATGCCGGTTGAAACGGTCATTGTAGAAGGAGTTCCGTTCGTTGAAATCGTTAAGGCAGCAAGGGAGTATAATATTGACCTTATTGTAATGGGGACGCACGGCAGAACGGGCATAACCCATGCAATTATGGGTAGTGTTGCAGAAACCGTTGTGCGAAAAGCGCACTGCCCGGTACTCACCGTGAGGCCCACGGAATATGATCTCCGCACGCCGTAA
- a CDS encoding methyltransferase domain-containing protein: protein MTYSRLETTTRDYYNDPGSDHFYYLIWGGEDIHIGIYQSPTGSISAASRRTVETMCACLPQLNASARVIDIGSGYGGSARYLAGRFGCQVVCLNLSEVQNQKNRQLTNDAGLDSFIEVIDGSFENIPFPPHSFDVVWSQDAILHSGNRRKVLEEVHRVLKPGGVFIFTDPMQSDHCPKEALKPVLERIHLESLGSPGFYRRIAAQLGWVELRFEDLSSQLPVHYNRILEEITNRETEIIRHCSPEYLHRMKTGLGHWIRNGRKGYLKWGIFLFQKPFDSRNSFAGSGPVQR, encoded by the coding sequence ATGACATACTCCCGTCTCGAAACAACCACGAGGGATTATTATAACGATCCGGGTTCTGACCATTTTTACTACCTAATCTGGGGAGGAGAAGATATCCATATAGGAATTTATCAATCTCCCACAGGGTCAATTTCAGCAGCCAGCCGGCGTACGGTAGAAACTATGTGTGCCTGCCTTCCGCAGTTGAACGCATCTGCCCGAGTGATCGATATCGGGTCAGGCTACGGAGGCTCGGCGCGCTATCTTGCCGGGCGGTTCGGGTGCCAGGTCGTTTGCCTCAATCTCAGCGAAGTGCAGAATCAGAAAAACCGACAACTGACAAACGATGCCGGATTGGATTCATTCATTGAGGTCATTGACGGCAGTTTTGAAAACATCCCGTTTCCCCCTCACAGTTTTGATGTTGTCTGGTCACAGGATGCCATTCTGCACAGCGGCAACCGCAGAAAGGTACTTGAAGAGGTACACCGTGTTTTGAAACCAGGCGGGGTATTTATCTTCACAGACCCCATGCAAAGTGACCATTGCCCAAAAGAGGCCCTCAAACCGGTACTGGAACGGATTCATCTCGAATCACTTGGATCTCCCGGTTTTTATCGCCGGATAGCTGCTCAATTGGGCTGGGTTGAGCTTCGATTCGAGGATTTGTCTTCCCAACTCCCTGTTCACTATAACCGCATTCTTGAGGAAATTACCAACCGGGAAACCGAAATCATCCGGCACTGCTCTCCGGAATACCTTCATCGAATGAAAACAGGGCTGGGTCACTGGATCAGGAATGGCCGGAAAGGGTATCTCAAATGGGGTATTTTTCTTTTCCAGAAACCTTTTGATTCCCGGAACAGTTTTGCAGGCTCAGGTCCGGTTCAACGATGA
- a CDS encoding class I SAM-dependent methyltransferase: MGTNTNAKKSHQDFGTNPRAIRRTDHYKAEYVRSFVEKWDELINWDARAASEGEFFIEELRRRGARKILDVATGTGFHSIRLLKAGFEVVSVDGSPEMLARAFATGREHGFILRTVQADWRWLNRDVHDKYDAVICLGNSFTHLFSEHDRRKSLAEFYAALRHDGILILDQRNYDTILDEGFKSKHTYYYCGENVKAEPEYVDEGLARFRYEFNDGSNYHLNMFPLRKDYTRKLMFEVGFQTIRTVGDFEETYHQSEPDFFIHLAEKRYENEPEKVAR, translated from the coding sequence ATGGGAACAAACACAAATGCCAAAAAAAGTCATCAGGATTTTGGTACAAATCCCCGTGCAATCAGACGCACCGACCATTACAAGGCAGAATATGTACGTAGTTTTGTGGAGAAATGGGACGAGTTAATCAACTGGGATGCCCGTGCGGCCAGCGAAGGGGAGTTTTTTATTGAAGAGCTCCGGCGGCGCGGTGCCCGTAAGATCCTCGATGTCGCTACCGGCACTGGCTTTCATTCCATCCGCCTGCTCAAGGCCGGTTTTGAAGTGGTCAGTGTGGACGGAAGCCCTGAAATGCTTGCCAGGGCGTTTGCTACAGGCCGTGAACACGGGTTCATTCTGCGCACGGTACAGGCAGACTGGCGCTGGCTCAACCGTGATGTTCACGACAAATATGACGCCGTCATTTGCCTGGGAAATTCGTTCACCCATCTTTTTAGTGAGCATGACCGCCGCAAATCCCTTGCAGAATTTTATGCCGCCCTCCGCCATGACGGGATTCTCATTCTCGATCAGCGGAATTATGACACTATTCTCGATGAAGGTTTTAAATCCAAACACACTTACTATTATTGCGGGGAAAACGTCAAAGCCGAGCCCGAATATGTCGATGAAGGCCTGGCCCGGTTTCGCTATGAATTCAATGATGGCTCAAATTATCACCTGAATATGTTTCCTCTGCGAAAAGATTACACACGGAAGCTCATGTTTGAAGTTGGTTTTCAGACAATCCGTACCGTCGGTGATTTTGAAGAAACTTACCATCAGTCGGAGCCGGACTTTTTTATTCATCTTGCTGAAAAACGGTATGAAAACGAACCGGAGAAAGTTGCCCGATGA
- a CDS encoding Dabb family protein — protein sequence MIKHIVMWKLKDFAEETNKTGNAVKIKELLESLKGKIPEIKHIEVGIDISRADSSSDVVLYSEFDCLEDLDAYQKHPEHMNIVQFVKEVCVERRVADYEM from the coding sequence ATGATTAAACATATCGTAATGTGGAAATTGAAGGATTTTGCAGAAGAAACAAACAAGACTGGAAATGCTGTGAAAATAAAAGAGTTGCTTGAATCATTGAAGGGAAAAATACCGGAAATAAAGCATATCGAAGTTGGCATTGATATTTCAAGGGCAGATAGTTCTTCTGATGTTGTACTCTATTCTGAATTTGATTGTTTAGAAGACCTGGATGCTTATCAGAAGCACCCGGAGCATATGAATATCGTACAATTTGTTAAGGAGGTTTGTGTAGAACGAAGGGTAGCTGACTATGAAATGTAG
- a CDS encoding AAA family ATPase: MTENTVEKNNLIRLAGIVERITYHNAENGWSVLKVSPFNDPRKLTTVLIHQAKVFAGSSMEFWGTWSCHPKHGEQFRAAKAFEKKPASSAAMEKYLGSGLIKGVGPKTAAKIVKFFKEDTLRVFEETIDDLMKVPGIAEKKLSDIKNSWQEHKAIRDVMLFLQGYGISTLFAVKIFKTYGDNAISIVSQNPYQLAKDIYGIGFFSADRIALNMGFEKDGDPRIEAGIKHVLAASRDEGHCYLYEEQIVKNTRELLQIEDSGRIRLLLNELIRKKEIQKRTIKSEDKEIRDAFYTNTLFFDESYTATKIKQMISQKLVIDQERVQNWIRKYCEKYGISLSGEQQAAVAGISQKSFSILTGGPGCGKTTATRVLVKLLLAMQKKVILAAPTGRAAQRMSEVIGSEARTIHRLLEWSPDKNRFKRSEENPLPVDFLIVDECSMLDISLAAALLRAVPMTAQVLFIGDPDQLPSVGAGNVLHDLLKVPSIPCFLLTKIFRQAEESMIIRFAHQINRGEIPRIASPVHRSALWQERSDCLFVDAEEATKEQIQFLQKAKSVLSRTVSYGEEHLLQKEEKIVGVMKKADDGVRIDDLCVQEFGAPYEVHAPLFVIPDKFTHVDLEKLSRAENDLEEIKTIIKSVHPWSALHYGMTGLDVVLRLYTKTIPEYFGKDIEIQVLTPQVRGSLGTMNLNRELQNAMNPEKEGKRQITIGERVFREGDRVIQTRNNYDLGVFNGDIGKIVEVDLDAFRYYIHFGKEKPVLYQKEDLTEIVLAYAITIHKSQGSEFDAVIIPVATQHFKMLFRNVIYTGLTRAKKLCVFVGTRKALSMAVRQIDNRKRQTALTGLILEQGV, translated from the coding sequence ATGACTGAAAACACTGTCGAAAAGAATAATCTCATACGGCTTGCGGGGATCGTTGAACGTATAACCTACCATAATGCTGAAAATGGCTGGTCGGTTCTTAAAGTATCTCCTTTCAATGACCCCCGTAAATTGACCACAGTCCTCATTCATCAGGCAAAGGTGTTTGCAGGCAGTTCGATGGAGTTCTGGGGGACATGGAGCTGTCATCCGAAGCATGGTGAACAGTTCAGGGCAGCGAAGGCATTTGAGAAAAAACCGGCATCCAGCGCCGCCATGGAAAAATATCTGGGATCGGGTCTCATAAAAGGCGTCGGTCCCAAAACAGCAGCAAAGATCGTAAAGTTTTTTAAGGAAGATACCCTCCGGGTTTTTGAGGAGACAATAGATGACCTCATGAAAGTCCCCGGCATCGCCGAAAAAAAGCTGTCCGATATTAAAAACTCGTGGCAGGAACATAAGGCAATCAGGGACGTGATGCTTTTTCTGCAAGGATATGGAATCAGTACCCTGTTTGCCGTAAAGATATTCAAGACCTACGGGGACAACGCAATCAGCATTGTCTCTCAAAACCCCTATCAACTGGCAAAGGATATTTATGGCATCGGTTTTTTCTCTGCCGACAGAATAGCGCTGAATATGGGATTTGAAAAGGATGGCGATCCGAGGATTGAAGCAGGGATAAAACATGTTCTGGCAGCTTCAAGGGATGAGGGACACTGCTATTTGTATGAGGAACAAATCGTGAAAAATACCCGGGAATTGCTTCAAATTGAAGACTCCGGCAGGATCCGTTTACTTTTAAATGAACTCATCCGGAAGAAGGAGATCCAGAAGAGGACTATAAAATCTGAAGATAAGGAAATACGTGACGCCTTCTATACCAACACCTTATTTTTCGATGAATCCTACACTGCCACAAAGATAAAACAGATGATTTCGCAAAAACTTGTTATCGATCAGGAACGGGTTCAAAATTGGATCAGAAAATATTGTGAAAAGTATGGTATCTCATTAAGCGGTGAACAGCAGGCCGCCGTGGCCGGCATATCACAAAAAAGCTTTTCAATCCTCACAGGCGGTCCCGGCTGTGGAAAGACAACGGCAACGAGGGTACTGGTAAAACTCTTACTGGCAATGCAGAAAAAGGTGATCCTGGCTGCCCCGACCGGCAGGGCCGCGCAGAGAATGAGCGAGGTTATTGGATCCGAGGCCAGGACAATCCACCGGCTCCTTGAGTGGTCACCGGACAAGAACCGGTTTAAACGTTCCGAAGAAAATCCCTTACCGGTGGACTTTCTGATTGTTGATGAGTGCTCGATGCTTGATATAAGCCTTGCAGCAGCGCTGCTCAGGGCAGTTCCCATGACTGCCCAGGTCTTATTCATTGGAGACCCCGATCAACTTCCATCCGTCGGTGCTGGGAATGTCCTCCATGACCTTTTGAAAGTACCGTCAATCCCGTGTTTCCTGCTGACAAAAATCTTCAGACAGGCGGAGGAATCCATGATTATCCGGTTTGCACATCAGATTAACAGGGGAGAAATACCCAGGATTGCATCCCCCGTTCACCGGTCAGCGCTCTGGCAGGAACGGTCTGACTGTCTTTTTGTTGATGCAGAAGAAGCCACAAAAGAACAGATACAGTTTTTACAGAAGGCCAAATCGGTACTATCCAGGACGGTATCATACGGCGAGGAACATCTTTTACAGAAAGAAGAAAAGATCGTTGGTGTTATGAAGAAAGCAGACGACGGTGTCAGGATAGACGACCTGTGCGTCCAGGAATTTGGCGCTCCGTACGAAGTACATGCCCCCTTATTTGTAATCCCTGATAAATTTACCCATGTTGATCTGGAGAAACTCTCACGGGCAGAAAACGATCTGGAAGAGATAAAAACAATAATAAAGTCTGTCCATCCATGGTCTGCACTCCATTATGGAATGACGGGATTGGACGTTGTGTTACGCCTTTATACAAAGACCATCCCTGAGTATTTTGGTAAAGACATAGAAATACAGGTACTGACACCGCAGGTAAGAGGCAGCCTGGGGACTATGAACCTGAACAGGGAATTGCAAAACGCCATGAATCCTGAAAAGGAAGGGAAACGCCAGATAACAATAGGGGAACGGGTATTCAGGGAGGGCGACCGGGTTATACAGACGAGAAACAATTATGACCTTGGGGTGTTTAACGGGGATATCGGAAAGATCGTGGAGGTTGATCTGGATGCATTCCGTTATTACATCCATTTTGGAAAAGAAAAGCCGGTCCTCTATCAAAAAGAAGACCTTACGGAAATTGTTTTGGCGTATGCGATCACGATACATAAATCGCAGGGGAGTGAGTTTGATGCGGTCATAATCCCGGTAGCAACGCAGCACTTTAAGATGCTGTTCCGGAATGTGATTTATACGGGCCTGACAAGGGCCAAAAAACTCTGCGTGTTTGTTGGAACCAGAAAGGCGTTATCAATGGCCGTAAGGCAGATTGATAACAGAAAGCGTCAAACGGCGCTTACCGGGCTTATTTTGGAACAGGGGGTTTAA
- a CDS encoding tetratricopeptide repeat protein — MIARLENDHNREQEKLIIDDISEFKGIEVLPLDRVIKLAGPVPEEMEKRGHETALRYLKQSGGDVLIWGKIIRLQDKTVPKLYWTHVFSGEEVQFERYTSPRHEEFLRLPGVFREDLSKILQLLIATGKTRFDALEGHYVADQLKPFINRVRTLLEKSARRPGWDAKARGATLISLGGALRVLGEQGGRNESLVEAVAMYHEALKEYTRERAPLQWAATQNNLGIALRKLGERETGTERLEDAVAAFQEALKERTQERVPLNWATTQNNRGGALLRLGEREPGTERLEEAVAAFREALKVFEKVPHLFTT; from the coding sequence TTGATCGCCAGGTTGGAAAATGATCACAACCGTGAGCAAGAAAAGCTGATAATCGATGACATTTCGGAATTTAAAGGCATTGAGGTATTGCCCCTTGACCGTGTTATCAAACTGGCTGGTCCTGTGCCTGAAGAAATGGAGAAGCGGGGGCATGAGACCGCCCTCCGGTATTTAAAACAAAGCGGAGGTGATGTACTCATCTGGGGGAAGATTATCCGCCTCCAGGACAAAACCGTACCCAAACTATACTGGACCCATGTCTTCAGCGGAGAGGAGGTACAGTTTGAACGGTACACTTCACCCCGGCATGAGGAATTCCTGCGTCTGCCCGGCGTATTCAGGGAAGACCTCAGCAAAATCTTGCAGTTGCTTATTGCCACGGGCAAAACCAGGTTCGATGCCCTGGAAGGCCATTACGTGGCAGACCAACTGAAACCCTTTATCAATCGCGTACGAACCCTGCTTGAAAAAAGTGCAAGGCGTCCGGGCTGGGATGCAAAAGCACGGGGCGCTACCCTTATATCCCTGGGTGGTGCGTTAAGGGTATTAGGTGAACAGGGTGGCAGGAACGAATCCCTGGTGGAGGCAGTAGCTATGTACCACGAGGCATTGAAGGAATATACAAGGGAGCGTGCGCCGCTACAATGGGCCGCAACCCAGAACAACCTGGGCATTGCACTTCGGAAGCTTGGCGAGCGTGAGACTGGTACAGAAAGGCTTGAGGATGCAGTGGCTGCATTCCAAGAGGCATTGAAGGAGCGAACACAGGAACGTGTGCCACTGAATTGGGCCACGACACAGAACAACCGTGGCGGTGCACTTCTGAGGCTTGGTGAGCGTGAACCCGGCACAGAACGGCTTGAGGAGGCGGTGGCTGCATTCCGTGAGGCATTGAAGGTTTTTGAAAAGGTGCCGCACTTATTCACTACGTAA
- a CDS encoding AbrB/MazE/SpoVT family DNA-binding domain-containing protein gives MKSVTVSSKGQIAIPKEIRDALSIKGGDRLIFNVENGKLVLEPVINIPRSQAWFWTHEMQDKVKKADKNFKTGNFKTFNIVKFLEELKD, from the coding sequence ATGAAATCTGTAACAGTATCGTCAAAGGGTCAGATTGCAATTCCTAAAGAAATAAGGGATGCATTGAGCATAAAAGGGGGAGACCGGCTGATATTCAACGTAGAAAATGGTAAGCTTGTTTTAGAACCAGTAATAAATATTCCACGTTCCCAGGCATGGTTTTGGACTCACGAGATGCAGGACAAGGTAAAAAAGGCCGATAAGAATTTTAAAACGGGTAATTTTAAAACATTTAATATAGTGAAGTTTCTCGAGGAATTAAAGGATTGA
- a CDS encoding radical SAM protein: MKQKCPVSHSRDVLLIFPPQWTPMQPYLSIPALTAYLKNHGIAVNQCDLNLDFYEKLLSRTQLKPLCCKLDQIFHQLNKKQSLRPDEQRHFYSIYLIRSAFDEVLSKIEETKDFFRSEENFFDLSKLSIQKSILNTAINIINISCRVEWALDELCFPIDIESFDEIAKFISKGKNNFLLRFFQKQIEDVLTSEKYLLAGISINDSSQLVPALTMTNWMKAHRPEIHITIGGNLLSRCIDGLRNLPDFFRTFADSVVIFEGEKPLLKLIQAIKNGKKLANVPNLIFLDCEEVIQTEMCRPEKINRLPTPDFDGLKLDKYFAPFLILPILSSRGCYWGKCTFCDHSYIYREGFQQRDAEQVANDLRTLNIKYGTKYFSFSDEALSPSASRMISTKIIESKLDVYLLAQVRLETAFSDEICSLMSQAGIKMLFIGLESASLRIQKKIRKGINFDLAPTILKRFYEAGIMVHLFVIFGFPEETMEDGEETIDFILKNKDYVFSVGASTFAIGKHSPISQNPSKYRVTIRSRFSPKPFSYHFIFDYLTGQTEQMALNLKDRFMQLAIKKLQFGAIWGKLFREQFFLYSLRYKADDLLKVIKKFHDLEENLCASIDESKVDIRNHYPIIRQGVYLNHLNFDILKIQENLKKGFNEEVKPENNYLIYDLYRQHSTRVAPEGYAILLLCNGNYTADKVVNILALSLAMDSEAIKPKVDSFFHEMRTLKILKFLKKHELQ; the protein is encoded by the coding sequence GGATCAAATATTCCATCAGTTGAATAAGAAACAGTCTTTACGCCCGGATGAACAGAGACATTTCTATTCCATCTATTTGATCCGTAGTGCCTTTGATGAGGTGCTATCAAAGATCGAAGAAACAAAGGATTTTTTTCGTTCCGAAGAAAATTTCTTTGATCTAAGTAAGTTGAGCATCCAAAAATCCATCCTGAATACTGCCATTAATATTATAAATATTAGCTGTAGGGTTGAGTGGGCTTTGGATGAACTCTGTTTTCCAATCGATATAGAATCCTTTGATGAGATAGCAAAATTTATATCTAAGGGAAAGAACAATTTTCTTCTCCGTTTTTTCCAAAAACAAATCGAAGATGTTTTAACATCGGAAAAATATCTGTTAGCAGGTATCTCTATCAATGATTCCAGCCAGTTGGTTCCAGCGTTGACCATGACCAACTGGATGAAGGCACATCGTCCAGAGATCCACATTACAATTGGAGGGAATTTGCTGTCTCGGTGTATTGATGGGCTGAGAAACCTGCCTGATTTTTTTCGAACTTTTGCTGATAGCGTTGTAATATTTGAGGGCGAAAAGCCTCTGTTAAAATTGATCCAAGCTATTAAAAATGGAAAGAAATTGGCAAATGTACCCAATTTGATTTTCCTGGACTGCGAGGAGGTAATCCAAACGGAAATGTGTCGACCTGAGAAAATCAACAGACTTCCTACTCCAGATTTTGATGGGTTGAAACTGGACAAATACTTTGCACCGTTCCTGATATTACCGATCCTGAGTTCAAGAGGTTGCTATTGGGGAAAATGCACCTTCTGCGATCATAGTTACATTTATCGTGAAGGTTTTCAACAAAGAGATGCTGAACAGGTTGCAAATGATCTTCGCACCCTGAATATTAAATATGGTACCAAATATTTTTCATTTTCAGATGAAGCTCTTTCGCCATCGGCGTCACGTATGATATCTACAAAAATAATCGAAAGTAAACTAGATGTTTATTTGCTGGCACAGGTCAGGCTTGAAACTGCGTTCTCGGATGAAATCTGCTCGTTAATGTCTCAAGCAGGCATAAAGATGCTTTTCATTGGGCTTGAATCTGCCAGCCTCAGAATACAGAAAAAGATCAGAAAAGGCATCAATTTTGACCTGGCACCAACAATTCTGAAACGTTTTTATGAAGCAGGTATAATGGTACACCTATTTGTGATTTTTGGATTTCCAGAGGAAACGATGGAGGATGGTGAAGAAACCATCGACTTTATCTTGAAAAATAAAGACTACGTGTTTTCGGTAGGTGCCTCTACCTTTGCAATTGGAAAACATTCTCCGATCAGCCAAAACCCTTCCAAGTACAGGGTTACTATTCGTTCCCGTTTTTCTCCCAAACCGTTCTCATATCATTTCATTTTCGATTACTTAACCGGACAAACCGAACAGATGGCGTTGAATCTAAAGGATCGTTTCATGCAGCTTGCAATAAAAAAACTACAATTCGGGGCAATCTGGGGCAAATTGTTCCGGGAACAGTTTTTCCTGTATTCATTACGTTACAAAGCGGATGATCTTCTGAAGGTTATCAAGAAATTTCATGATCTTGAAGAAAATCTTTGTGCTTCAATTGATGAGTCGAAAGTTGATATTCGCAACCACTACCCGATTATTAGGCAAGGTGTATACCTTAACCATTTGAATTTCGATATTCTCAAAATACAGGAGAATCTGAAAAAGGGGTTCAATGAGGAAGTAAAACCGGAAAACAACTATTTAATCTACGATCTTTATAGACAACATTCAACGAGAGTAGCACCGGAAGGTTATGCAATATTATTACTTTGTAATGGAAATTATACGGCAGATAAAGTCGTTAATATACTGGCTTTGTCGCTAGCTATGGATTCGGAAGCTATAAAACCAAAAGTAGATTCATTCTTTCATGAGATGAGAACACTCAAAATTCTTAAATTTCTGAAGAAACATGAACTTCAATGA